The following nucleotide sequence is from Salvia splendens isolate huo1 chromosome 2, SspV2, whole genome shotgun sequence.
AACCACATCCCTGTTAATTATAACCTTCTGCTTCCCAGGCTCAGTACACTGGTGGGGAGCAGTTTCACATTCgagtggatcaagttatatggaagataactgaaccggatggatcagttagcaaatatcgttgccacttgatcaaggcgttcaCGATCTCGCTagccaccaatgtaatttataactcccaattttgcaatactttaacagtaaagcggcaagttcagggttgatcccacagagaaaccaatgtatcaagtgtgtgaatagtgaacagggggtcgGCTGCAGCCACGCTTtaattttgggagtttttaactactgattttacctTAGGCAGAAAGTAAACTATCTACTGGATCAAGGTATtgctaactactggatcaagtaagTGACATGCTGGAATAAAACTGACTACCTAGGCATGCGGtgaaaacacaaacactttgCTATTCGACATGATTAAACATTGGATCAAAGTCTAAAGAGAAATTAAACTAGAACAGTGAATACGAAGGCGAAAACTAAACAACTCCAATTTTATACCAAAAACTCAGAATAGTGTTGCAAGCATACATAATACAGAAAAATTGATTCTTTAACTACAGAACAACTCGAAATCAAACTAAGCTAACAACTTCGGAAAATAAGTAAGCAAGTAGAGTCGAGAAAACTCTCGGATGGAAATTCGAGACAACGCCGAACAGATATCGAATACTCTGTCGCGCTCCCTCTCTCTAGCTAGCCATTTCTCTCACTATCTTTAGAACTgggaaactaaactaaaacgtaaactaaactaaaacgtAAACTAAAGGTAAATGAGATCCTCTGattatggtggcacatcctctatttataggcacttCACACaatctccagctggataacgatcttgccAGAGGATATTCACTCACGCTGTGAGCgagcgactcatcgattgctgcgtgccttccttctagaatgacgtcgcTTTTCAATAatagattcatgactcagctccgtccttgtgtctcatgtatcagcacgtgtccctcttatagaacgtcgtccttgctaacagaatgatgcccaccatccagctcattagcctcACGTGTCCTCCTTCTAGAATCCAGTGGTCCCCGCCcaactgcttgatcacccccTTTGATCAGTTcacccgatttttggcctttttcaccttttgtaccaacttgatcaacttgtccttgttgccttggtcaagccgtataacacttgttttgcgcgataactGACCAAGTATAGTACATTTTACCCCAtaaactgatgcatgaaataggccttatcaaactgctcacacttaaaacatacttgtccccaagtataaagaaaaagataaggcaaatttcaggcatggtttactcatttcaagaaagtaaaagaagacgaaGAGGAAAAACAGacttaaaacaaaaacacatattcacatagatgcattagaccgaataaacttccaacaatcatacccgaggtcgaggtcaatctatttgccagcagcttatgtttcttctctttcGCGTATACTTGTTGATCAAGGTGTtagtttgtcaagattgctcaatttaaaacaactgttggattcactcagtcactcatttctcttCAGAGATATTAGGattgttcactcggtattgccacaagtTTAATACCTcaaatcggactgcacaagatagttccttaaggtgtTTGTTTCGGGCGTAATGGGGCTTAAGGGAGTAATGTATTCGGATAGGGTCCTAGGAGTTCTAAGTTATAAactgtaaaaataaaaaaaaacacatgagtcaagagaccaaagATTTGAACAAATTTTGATGGGTCAGACGAAATTATTAATTCTGCCTCTAGACATTTCACTGGGTCAAGTCGCGACCTCTTTTAATTCTTGGCTTATTCTCTAACTTTCGACttactgggtcaggttacaactttttttCCTGCActctttttttcaaatttttctcAACTCTTTTTCCcgacatatatttttttttacttgatgtctgacttgatcaacctgattgactaacctgctcaacccggctaccccTTTATTTCAACTTCCTGCCGTCATCCCCCCTTTCTTGTGAAATGATTCATCTCTCGACCCATTTTCTCACGTGTTTATAAAAAAAGTATAAGTCGTGGTTTTTCAAAAGAACGGGTAAGAGTGTATATGGCTCAACTTGGTTAACTTGGGGGTGCCTTGTTTGATGAGGCGGGTTCATGAAACGAAAGAAGAAAgggctcaaatggttaagtcctaatgcctttagtccttactacttgtgcaattttcatctaaatattaaaaagcagcctctcgtaaaattttcttttgtaaaaaaaatagtagaaggtgttctactttggcttataactcacatatagagaggcttcacagatgattttaaaattgagcatttccatcatatttgcgtcgttcaaactaatcaagtttttgcaatcaagtctTTCATTCATCCAATTTTCATGCATGCTGCCTTATAATTTAAAGCCTCAAACTTATATAactatttcaatttaaaatatttttttacaaaaatatatcaaattaaagataattttacaAGGATTCTAACAATATCATAATTGCATATGTATTTatgttaaaattttataattttatttgaattttcatATTTCGACATTCAAACTctggatgtcaatcgggctaaCTCGTTCAGGTTATCGGGCCTTTCGAGTGTGGGCTATTCAGGTTATAAATTTTTCGGGTTGTGAATTTTCAACCGTAACTCTAAtccatcgggtttcgggctattTGGGCCACAAACTTTAAAAAACAGTCTATCACAATTTTCCTCCGTAAAAGAATTCTAAATTAAAGATATTTTCTTATTCTTAGTTTTAGAATCACTTAaaatcttcaaattttcatgatttttccAACTCGTTTAACCCGCCAACTCTAATGGTCTACTGTTTAGCCCGTTTTGCATATGGGTTGGAAAATTACTGCCATAACCCGCTAAATTTTTTGGCCTATTCAGATCGACCCACGGGTTTTGAGTAAGATTGGCATCCTTAATTCAAACTCATATCAACAGATAGTACATATGCCTGCAAATTCGGGTATCCGCCAAACCCAAAATCTTAAAAATATCATACCTTATACCCGACCCGTATATGAATTCGGGTACTCTAATACCCGATGCGAGTACCCGAACccgaaattattatatttcaaatttattcttttatataaattatattgtgattagaatagaaattattaaaaataacacagtactactatttattgactattattaaaagtctaaacttcaattttaaatttctaatGTTTTAGCTTTCTCTATATAAGTAGACATTAGACAAATAGACactacttaattttaaaataaagaaatttttggtataaattgaaacataaaagagattaaaataattttttaaaacattaaaTGAACATGTAAATAAAATGGAGAAAGCATAActatatattttcaaaagataacaagtaAGAACATAAATAATGCAACATGAACATAACACGAATGTAAAGAAGTATTAAAGTCGAGATaatagaataataaaatgtCAAAGCAACctatactaaataaaaatatttatcacaaatacataattaattgaGTTTAATCGGGTACCTTAATACGGGTTTCGGGTACCCTAAACTCGAAAAGTTCTAACATTAACTACCCAAACCCGTACCCGAACCCATAATTTCAGATTTCGGGTACCCAAAACACGTCGGGTATTGGGTCGGGGTTGGGTATACCCGAAACCCGCGGATTAAATTTGCAAGCCTAATAGTACATATAATGTCAATCATTTGCATGTTTAGTGTCAATCAATTTAAGTACTCAAGGCACCGAGTTGACATTATTACAATACCATGTTGATATCGCGAGAATCATAAAAACTGTGAtgtattaaaatgacaaaactgCCCTTTTGAATTAAtcaatacaaaataaatttccAGGTGGCATCAATACAAAGATCTAATGGCTAGAATTGATAGTAGTAGtccttaaaataataaattacttcattcgtcccataagaatatgcactcttttatttttagtccgtccgacaagaatatacactttctaattttagaaattcttttctctctaatggggtgggacccattctccactatcaatactttatttactttttctctctacctctttcttactttaccaattttgcattaaaactcgtgccaaacccaaagtgcatattctttggagacggagagagtattatgtTATCATCATAAATATGAGTTATCATTCTTGATTTATACATGTCATTATTTTTGTGAGTCATGCTAATCTTCTCTATATCGTTCTGATTTTCTTGGATGTTTGCAAATGGACTCAACCACTTACGTCTAGATAACATGAGTAATATTTGTgcatttggtagctatgttaacAATCTACGTAGCCCGTGTTTGGTATCCGGCCCGCACAAAACCCACTGAAAAGCCTATATTTCAATCACATTTGTAACTACCCATTTACCTATGTTACATATCTAATACACCTAGTTAACTTTAGTAAAATACATTTTTACCCATCCTTTTttagataaaaataatactaatatttataaaattacaaataaaattattgatatAATTAAAAGTTAACAAAAGCGtacttaaaataataaaaatgattaaaacaatttacataacatatcacaaattttaaaatattaaaatttctaTATTAGTCTAGATTATATAAAGTTGTGTGACGTGTTTTTTTTACCATGCCTTAAAaaagataatataatatttaaattgtaatatatataattatttatattatagtataatatttttaattatattttcgaCCCCACGAGTTCAGCTTTTTGGATCATTGGAGAGAGTGTGCCATAAAAGAGagaaattatttttcaattataGTTCTATCATTAACCTAAATTAATGAAGATAATTTTGACAATTATAATTTTATCCTTGTTTGTAACTTGTTGTATCTAACACTTAAATAAGATAACTCACAATTATCTCAAGCTATCAAACTCccaatcaaaataaattaattaatcgaaATTATGATAACTATCACAAATTGTATCATGTTTAGTCGAAATATGACATAGCTATCAAATGATGCCTATTAGTCTAATATTTACAACTAAGTCTAAATGAATGTAAAGAACATGAAAAATTATATTAGTAAAAAACAACAAATGAACttaaaaatgatttaaatttACATTTCGTTGAAATGGcacataaatacaaaatatacatattttagTTTTGCATATAATATTTTTAGAGTATCCTTGATATAGTAATAATAGTACAATTTAGACAAAGCCTAGCCCCAGCCTACTTGCCAAATGGATATAGACTGCGATGGGCTTtagcaaaattaataaaagccTGACCAGCCTAGCCCGCATCAGATATAGGTCTAGGTCGGGCCTCAGTTGGTCTGGCTCGACGTCTACCTGACAATTCTATTCTGCAATAGAAAAAAAggatatttaaaaatatattatatctttttaaatataattatttatacatTACTCCctcgtccatgaaaaatatgtatatttgtcatttttggttgtccacaaaaaatagatcatatttaaaaagcgaaagttttcaacaacttctctaaTACTTTTTCCCCTCTCTTATTAATAATAtgaaccccacattccactaacactacttttctcttactttttttctctttctcttactaataaatatgaaccccacattccactaacactacttctctcttacttatttcccttttctcttactttaccaattccacattaaaacccatgtcattcacaatgtgtcataTTTATCATGGACGGGGAGAGAGTatcttttagagcatccacatcagAGAGCAGGCTCCGTCcatccgtccgtgccgctggcaaggacacgcTTGTCCGCGGCCGGCACGtacgtgccagcgagcagggcgacgtgacacgtttctattggccgttggcattttctttttcttttttttttaaaaatttgaaaataataccaaaaaataaaaaaaatatattttcaaatttccaaaaatatacaaattttattaccattttttgaatttatttttattttttttttaaaaatttaatcccaaaatcatatataaatatacacaTTCGTTATTCATTTGGGTGAAATTTCATTTGGGTGAAATTCAGCAACGAGtaagtggtttttttaattttatttaaaaaaacagaaatatacTTTTTGAATTCATCTTTTATACCTGAAAGTTTTCATGAAAGATGCTCTCATCTCAGTGACAGAGAGCAAAGATACTGCTCATTCAATTGCTATGGCGGGACGAAATCAGCACCGCCTGACTCCGGCCGAAATCCGTCTAAAGGAGGACCGTATCGCCGCCCGCAGCCGCGAGATCCAAACCCTCCTTCTCGACAATCAGCGCCTCGCCGCTTCCCATGTCGCGCTCAAGCAGGACGTCCTCGCCGCGCAGCAGGAGCTCCGCCGCctcgccgccaccgccgcctccgtcaAGGCCGAGAGGGACGCTCAGGTGCGAGAGGTCTACGATCGCTCCCTCAAATTGGAGGCCGAGTCTCGCTCCGCCGACGCCCTCTCCGCCGAATCGAACCGTGTTAGGGCTCAAATCAAGGACCTTAGGGCTGATCGCGACCAATTATCGGCCAAATTGAAGGAAGTCCAAGACGATATCGCGAGGACTCAACCCGAGCAGCAGGAATTCTCCGACCTCAAGGCTGACATTGAGGCATTGCGTAGAGAAGTGCAAAAAGGAAGGTACGCAACAGTGCATCTTTTATATTGCTATCAGATTAATTGGATTTACCAACACCGGAATTGTAAGTGAATTGTCAAATAATTGTCCATTATCAGAATCAATTGAGGATAGATATCCATAATTGAGGGTTTTGATTGGGCAGATGATGATTTATAATTAAACATTACTGGAAAATGTCACAATTTTGTTTGAGataatttatgaaatgtatttgGTTTGAAATATTTAGAACTAAACTTGAGTAGTATCAGTGGTTGATTTCAATGTTgaaattattttgtttgtgaatGGATGAAGGGCTGCTGTTGAATATGAAAGGAAGATGAAGGCCACCAACTTTGAACTAGGTGAAGCAATGGAGAAGCACCTGATGTCTATGACTCGTGAGGCAGAAAAATTGCGTGCTGAACTTGCAGAGAAGAGAGCTATGGCGGCCGGTGTAGGTTCAGGAACATCTGCCAACCCAGGTTAGTCCTACAGGATTCTGCTCTTGTTCTTGCACATGGAGTTTGTTGGTTAATTTTCTACTGCGTATTCACAAAAACATAACTGTATTAAATGACTGATTCCTCTTTCAGCTCCTGGATATGCCGTTCACCAGAGCTTTGTTGAACCTGGAGTTGGTAGAAATGCATTACCCGATCAGCCTGCTGTTCATCAGGTTTGGTTTATCTCCTACCCTTAAAGTTTGAATGCCATGAAGTCAAACCTAAAGCATCTCATACACATCCTGCTATGACAGTGATGGAGTAATAATACTTTGTAAACTCACTATAAATTTCTGCCCTTATGTTGAATTCTGCTATGACAGTGTGTGTCTGTCTGACTGTCTGTCCGTCTGATGTGTTTCCTAGTGGCAGTAGCactcatattttttatgaattcaAACCGTATTTTTGATACTCCATATCATATGGCAAAATGCAATTTTGGAGCCCTCTTATTTTCAGATTATGTTTTGTTGGCCCTTATAGTCTGGCGCTGCATTCCTTTCTTAAAGTAAATGCGCTTCTTAGTCAAGCTTTGCAGCATTGTGCTTTGCTGAGCTTTCGAAATTATATTTTCTGCACAGCGAAGATTTTATATTCATTCTTAGGAAAAAATAAGTTTTCAGACTGTCATTAAAATTATACAAATGCAACAACATTGCCTCCAAGTAAAAGTTAATAAAACATCATCAAAGTACAAGTAGAAGGGCTTAATAGGAAAAAATGCGCTCTATTCCTTTTTTGTATAAACTCTGAATTTTCCCTGTGTGCTTATTGGTTGATTATATTAAGCGTAATTAAGAGTCTTTTATGCAGACGTCTTAATGGCAAAATGCGATTTTGGAGCCCTTTTATTTTGAGATTATGCTTTGTTGGCCCTTATAGTCTAGCGCTGCGTtcctttattaaaataaatgcgCTTCTTAGTCAACCTTTGAAGCATTGTGCTTTGCTGAGCTTTCGAAGTTATATTTTCTGCACATCGAAGATTTTATATTCATTGTTAGGAAAAATAAGTTTTCAGGCGctcattaaaattatataaacgCAACAACACTGCCTCCAAGtaaaagttaataaaatatcattaaaGTAGAAGTACAAGGGCTTGATAGGACAAATGCGCtctcttccttttttttataaactttGAGTTTTCCCTGTGTGCTTATTGATTGATTATATTAAGCATAATTAAGAGTCTTCTATACAGACTTCTTAATTGTGGAACCAACATCTGAATTTTGAAAGTCATTTTGGAAGGACTTCTAAAGATATAAATATAGAGTAGATTCAGCCATAATAAAATGTGTAAACTGTAACGTAAACACCTGAAGTAGATAATTCAGGTCGATTTATTGTGAGAGAAAAAGAAGGGCAAGAGTAGTTTTTAACATGTCTATCTCGGTGTCAACAATCTCTTGTATGTGCTAAGGTAGAAGAGGTAGGATGAAACTAGTGGATGAAGGTCACACTTCATTATTTGGGATGAGTTCCAGTGATGATGGCAGTGACATTTTGTAAGaatgatgatcaagaaaattagaaaaaaatttgttttcGAGTACATGATTGGAACATACCcttgatttgttttatataagTAGTGACAAGTGTAACACCATCGCCGGAGCTtatatatgtttatatttttgcaagtagtaaattatactccctccacactgcatactcttgtgggacggagggagtatatatttaatatcgataataatttaattatataaataataacaTGGATATATGGATATCAAGATATAACAATAACTTAAGTGAAAATATCATTATCATTGCTTCAATCTATAATGTTGAAACCTTTATTGTAGTGCGATGCAAAAATAATATCTTAGGCGTAACTGAAGATCTGTTGCGGACGACGAGGCTGCATTGCGCATGTGCGTTTAATGCTAAAAAAGAGTAgtaatataatcaattataattagtgaatttaagttgaaattgGTTATTCGTTTTTAGAAATAAGGAACATGGAAtgatacttaattaattaaatatggaTAATATGATAAATACATGTTGATGAAAAATCATAAATATCTAAAATCGAAGCAAATTTTTGCAGAAAGTTAAATGAAGAATGCATGGAAAAATGTTGGAATATGTGGAttctaagggcatccacaatggggcgccctatgctccgccacatcatcattctatcctcctacccttccacttgcagtgggacgccctaaagtccgccctataggtttcattattattttgataattaattttttatgtcttcaaatatgtcatgcaaaatTATCAAAAACACTACGATTAAAGGCAAATCTtacattactaattaaattttttttacaagagttggaaataaaaacaCTACGATT
It contains:
- the LOC121790657 gene encoding protein FLX-like 1, with amino-acid sequence MKDALISVTESKDTAHSIAMAGRNQHRLTPAEIRLKEDRIAARSREIQTLLLDNQRLAASHVALKQDVLAAQQELRRLAATAASVKAERDAQVREVYDRSLKLEAESRSADALSAESNRVRAQIKDLRADRDQLSAKLKEVQDDIARTQPEQQEFSDLKADIEALRREVQKGRAAVEYERKMKATNFELGEAMEKHLMSMTREAEKLRAELAEKRAMAAGVGSGTSANPAPGYAVHQSFVEPGVGRNALPDQPAVHQGMNHVPGGPHGPNDMQR